One genomic region from Candidatus Nitrosopumilus koreensis AR1 encodes:
- a CDS encoding polyprenyl synthetase family protein, whose translation MKNTNQIEKNAKTVNKFLKSKLKGNPKKLYDAASHLIIHGGKRLRPYMVIRSCQILGGNAVNAMPAASAVEMVHNFTLVHDDIMDNDEMRHGVPTTHRKYGMPIAILAGDVLFSKAYQIISNTKLSPIATTHLISRLAQACVDVCEGQLLDVKMAEEKKIPTQSQYITMIGKKTAALFDVSCAMGAICATNKDKDISNLSSFGRNLGIAFQITDDLIGVMGDPKITKKPVGNDLREGKKSLPILMAIKIAKGKDKKIILKAFGNPKISRNDLNKAVDVIRSLGIEENVRKQALKYAKKAEKSLSKYSGSAKTELIALLDFVVKRSV comes from the coding sequence ATGAAAAATACTAATCAAATTGAAAAAAATGCAAAAACTGTAAACAAGTTTCTTAAATCAAAATTAAAAGGAAATCCAAAAAAACTCTATGATGCTGCAAGTCATCTGATTATTCACGGTGGGAAAAGACTCAGGCCATATATGGTAATTAGAAGCTGTCAAATTTTAGGGGGAAATGCTGTCAATGCAATGCCAGCTGCCAGTGCAGTGGAAATGGTTCATAATTTTACTTTAGTTCACGATGACATTATGGATAATGATGAAATGCGTCACGGGGTTCCAACCACACATAGAAAATATGGCATGCCAATTGCAATTCTTGCAGGAGACGTATTATTTTCAAAAGCATATCAGATTATTTCAAATACAAAATTATCACCTATTGCAACAACACATCTTATCTCAAGACTTGCACAAGCATGTGTAGATGTTTGTGAAGGACAATTACTTGATGTTAAAATGGCTGAAGAGAAGAAAATTCCGACACAATCACAATACATTACAATGATTGGAAAGAAAACAGCAGCATTGTTTGATGTATCATGTGCAATGGGAGCAATATGTGCAACAAATAAAGATAAAGACATTTCAAATCTTTCTTCATTTGGAAGAAATCTAGGAATTGCATTTCAAATAACTGATGACTTAATTGGAGTTATGGGAGATCCTAAAATTACAAAAAAACCAGTAGGAAACGATCTTCGAGAAGGGAAAAAATCACTTCCAATCTTAATGGCAATAAAGATTGCAAAAGGTAAAGACAAAAAAATTATTTTAAAGGCATTTGGAAATCCCAAAATTTCAAGAAATGACCTAAACAAAGCAGTAGATGTGATTCGTTCACTTGGCATAGAAGAAAATGTTCGAAAACAGGCACTAAAATACGCTAAAAAAGCAGAAAAATCACTATCAAAATACTCGGGTTCAGCAAAAACAGAACTCATTGCACTATTAGATTTCGTAGTTAAGAGAAGTGTCTAA
- the idi gene encoding isopentenyl-diphosphate Delta-isomerase, with amino-acid sequence MTEEFVILVDENDNPIGKEEKVKCHLPNGKLHRAFTALLFDENGRLILTRRAKEKMLWPGDWDGTFASHPRESETYVSSGERRMPEELGIEGKLDYLHKFEYHVPYKDVGSENEICGTLIGIIDKSTELKEIEGEIDEIKWISASELLLEIKTNPQIYCPWMLIALELLDKSDKAMLEKHANVLSTWMTSDVHEGLQVAIKTHLPQEKWRLVNEKY; translated from the coding sequence ATGACTGAAGAATTTGTTATCTTAGTTGATGAAAATGATAATCCAATTGGAAAAGAAGAAAAAGTAAAATGTCATTTACCTAATGGAAAACTCCATAGAGCATTTACTGCATTGTTGTTTGATGAAAATGGAAGATTAATTCTAACAAGAAGAGCAAAAGAGAAAATGTTATGGCCAGGAGATTGGGATGGTACATTTGCAAGTCATCCTAGAGAATCAGAAACATATGTTTCATCAGGAGAAAGAAGAATGCCTGAAGAATTAGGGATTGAAGGAAAATTAGATTATTTACATAAATTTGAATATCATGTACCTTACAAAGATGTAGGTTCAGAAAATGAAATTTGTGGAACATTGATTGGAATAATAGACAAATCTACAGAATTGAAAGAAATTGAAGGAGAAATAGACGAAATTAAATGGATTTCAGCCAGTGAGTTACTGTTAGAAATTAAAACAAATCCTCAAATTTATTGTCCATGGATGCTCATTGCATTAGAATTACTTGATAAATCTGATAAAGCCATGCTTGAAAAACACGCAAATGTATTATCTACATGGATGACCAGCGATGTTCATGAGGGGTTACAGGTTGCAATCAAAACACATTTGCCACAAGAAAAATGGAGATTAGTAAATGAAAAATACTAA
- a CDS encoding isopentenyl phosphate kinase — translation MILIKLGGSIITNKDKPLSPRRKTIDNLAKSLKKIKEPIVIVHGGGSYGHYWSVKYNMHTKERKYDLKGVAIVKNSMIELNKIILDSFLKNKLNPYCLPPTDFMIGNKPITKKVKEIEKIAKSGLVPVTFGDALWYGQNKTFILSGDKIMTHFAKILKPKICIFALNEDGVYSDLKSKKLIHELKGEHPSISENKMDVTGGMTRKIEEASKISKMGMNVFFVNGNKPERIVKAVKNRKFEGTLFRGK, via the coding sequence ACTATCACCAAGAAGAAAAACAATTGATAATCTTGCAAAGAGTCTAAAAAAGATTAAAGAACCAATAGTGATTGTTCATGGAGGAGGTTCGTATGGACATTATTGGTCTGTCAAATATAATATGCATACTAAAGAAAGAAAATATGATTTGAAAGGAGTTGCAATTGTAAAAAACTCCATGATAGAACTAAACAAAATAATTTTAGATTCATTTCTAAAAAATAAATTAAATCCATATTGTCTCCCACCAACAGATTTTATGATAGGAAATAAACCAATAACAAAAAAGGTAAAAGAAATTGAAAAAATAGCAAAATCAGGCTTGGTTCCAGTCACTTTTGGTGATGCATTATGGTATGGACAAAACAAGACATTCATTTTATCAGGAGACAAAATAATGACACATTTTGCAAAAATTCTAAAACCCAAGATTTGTATTTTTGCTTTAAATGAAGATGGAGTATACTCTGATCTAAAATCTAAAAAATTAATTCATGAATTAAAAGGAGAACATCCATCAATATCTGAAAATAAAATGGATGTAACTGGTGGAATGACTAGAAAAATAGAAGAAGCGTCAAAAATTTCAAAAATGGGGATGAATGTATTTTTTGTTAACGGGAACAAACCTGAAAGAATCGTGAAAGCGGTTAAAAATAGGAAATTTGAAGGAACGTTGTTTAGAGGAAAATAA